GCGACCAAGGCCATGAGCGGGAGCCAGTCTCTCGGCCCGATGCTCAACCTGAGGCTGGCGCGGCCCGCGCAGGTGGTCGACGTCGCGCACATCCCCGGGCTTCGCACCGTCAGCCGCAAGGCGGGCTGGGTCGAGATCGGCGCCGCCGTCACCCATGCCGAGATCGAGGATGGCGTGCACCCGCCGCTGGCGCAGCATCCCATGCGCCAGGTCGCGCGCGGCATCGCCTACCGCGCGATCCGCACCCGAGGCACCGTCGGTGGCAGCCTCGCGCATGCCGATCCCGCGGCCGACTGGGTGGTGACGCTCGCGGCGCTCGGTGCGCGCCTGGTGGTCGGGTCGCCGCGGGGCGAGCGCACGATCGAGGCCGACGCGTTCATGCTCGGCGCCTACACGACGGTGCTCGCGTCCGATGAACTGATCGTCTCCATTGCCGTGCCTGCGGAGACCCCCGCCACGCGCTGGGGCTACCACAAGGTCTGCCGCAAGCCGGGCGAGTTTGCGGAGGCCAGCGCGGCCGTGTACTTCGATGCCTCGCGCCAGCGCGCGCGCATCGTCCTGGGCGCCGCCGATGGTCCTCCCCTTCTGCTGCAGGCACTCGCGGACGAGATCGCGCGCCGGGGCGCGCCCGCGGCCGGCCGTGCGTCACTGCAATCGGCGGTACAGGCCGCGCTTCCCGAGCGGGACGCCATCGACCAGAAGCGTTTCACGGCCTGCGTGGAGCGCGCACTCGAACACGCCGGCGTCTTCGCCGGTCCCGAACAAGCGGAGTAGAAGACTTGGAACCGATTTCCATTCATGTGAACGGCCGCAGTTTCAGCCGGCAGGCGGAGCCCAGGACGCAT
This region of Variovorax sp. TBS-050B genomic DNA includes:
- a CDS encoding FAD binding domain-containing protein yields the protein MKAAKFGYTRVLEVNEAIAALAAGGGATKAMSGSQSLGPMLNLRLARPAQVVDVAHIPGLRTVSRKAGWVEIGAAVTHAEIEDGVHPPLAQHPMRQVARGIAYRAIRTRGTVGGSLAHADPAADWVVTLAALGARLVVGSPRGERTIEADAFMLGAYTTVLASDELIVSIAVPAETPATRWGYHKVCRKPGEFAEASAAVYFDASRQRARIVLGAADGPPLLLQALADEIARRGAPAAGRASLQSAVQAALPERDAIDQKRFTACVERALEHAGVFAGPEQAE